A segment of the Pseudoalteromonas piscicida genome:
TATTTAATTCTCAATTAATCACCTTGCCATCAGGCGAGATGATGCTGGTTGCACCGGAGGAATGTGCGAAGAATGATAACGTTGCCGCGTATATCGAATATATGCTCGGTGCAAAAAATCCGATTTCGCAAGTACGCTTTTTTGACTTACGCCAAAGCATGCAAAATGGTGGTGGGCCTGCATGTTTGCGATTACGTGTAGCACTCAATGAAGCTGAGCTAAAAGCGGTAAATCCAGAAGTGATGATGAGCGAAGACAAATTTATTCAACTAAGCGCGTGGGTCAATAAACATTATCGCGATAAAGTCACGGAGCAGGATTTAGCTGATCCGAGCCTACTGCAAGAGTCCTATGCTGCACTAGATGAACTCACCCAACTACTCAATCTTGGTAGCGTTTACGACTTCCAACGCGCCTAATTTCAAGTTTTGCTTGTCAAACTGCAATTAATCTGAGGTTTTAAGGGAGTGATTTCACTCCCTTACTTTTTAGCAAGTACATTAACCGCCCACGTCTCAAGCATACCGTCGCTATTTAGCGTTACTAAGGTGTCTGGGTTTGGGACATACATATCGACTACCGTTGCTCCCTCACTTTCAGTATGAATAGACCAAGTGCCTAATTCTTCCCCGCTCTCATAGCGCCAGATGGAGAGGTGAGATTTTGACGATGATGTCGCGAGTAAGCCTGAGTCAGAAATAAACTTAGCCTTTCTAAACATCTTAAAACGGGCCATATACTTTAGCTCACTGAGCTGTTTTCCAGACTCAAAGTCTAGTACATGTTGCGCATTCAACCCATCTGAGACGAATAAGTGCTTGCCATCATGACTCACTGTTAAACTGGTAACACGATGACTAAATTGATGCTCATATAAAGGTTCTGGTGAGGCAAATTGCCAAAGGGCAACCAACCCATCTTGCGCGCCTGTAACAAAATAGTCGCCACTATTATCAAACGCCAAATGCTCTATCGGCCGAGTATGTGGCATAAAACGATTGTTTAACTTCGTGAATAGATCCGCCATATTGAGTGAGCCATCATCCATCGCAACAAGCAAACGCTGGTTGTTATAGGAAAGCGCTAAAGCAGAGATTGAAGCAAGTGGACTCACCCCTGCAAAAGGTACGTTCGTTATCAACTTTTGCTTTGGAACAGACCAAATTGAGATAAGGTTTTCACCTGCCACGATGAGCATTTCCTTATCATCTGACAATAAAACTTCTTTGACTGGTGTTTTTATTTTGTCTTTGGGTACTGAGAATATGACAGACTGATTGGCATTGTCATAAATATGGATTTCAGCATGGCTGTCTAATGTTACGCTCCACTTTCCATCTTTAGAAAAGTGTCCAAGTATTATGCCATTTTGCGTCAACTGGCTTGTTACCCCTTTACTAATTTCAGGCTGCGATCCACACCCTACTAAAAATAAAGCGAACCAAGCTAGTGATATTAAACGAGACATCTTAAACCCTTAGCACATAATACATTTATTTCATTTACTGACTTTACATATCGGCCGTTAGCAGACAAACTTAACTTATTGTGAATAATTTTAGACTGCATATGATGTATTTTAGCATGACAAAGTCACTTATTAAGCAAACTTTCGTTGTCTTAGCCGCAATGATTTTACTCTCAGCGTGCGGCTCAGAGGATAATGTCAGTGGTGACAAGGACACTCCTGGATATGCCGCAACAATGTATTTTGACGCACTCTATAATAAAAAAGATCTAGACGCGGCAATGAAAATCGCCACTCCCCGTCACGCGCGTATCATGCGCTCTTACGGTACTGCGTCGCAATTCGCCAGAAATTTAGTGAATATGCAATACGATGAAGTCACCATAGAAGTTGATATGACCAATCAAAGTCTGCGCGAACAGTATGGCGACAGCGCAAAAATTAATTTAATTTTTACAGGTCAGCTCCACGGTGAGCAAGTAGACGACATGCGTAGTGTCAGTATGGTGCGCAAAAAAGGCAAATGGTACGTAGACAAGGTACTAGCCGACCCCTTTGCACGTTAACTCAAGAATAAGAAAGGAAAGCCCCGTTGTCGGGGCTTTTTTAACAAATTAGCCAATATCCTCTGTCACAACAAACTAGTTGGGCGCTTTCGCATCAACAGCAACAGCTTTTGCAACTAGCGTTTCAATACAAAAGATAGTTTCAGAACTCTTATCATCAATCACGTTGTCGTCCATTGCGATACTGAGTTTTTCATTCAATGTCTTACCCACCAGTTTCACGCTATTTTGTTTACACCACTTGCGATATTTTGCCATTAGTGGAGCATGCGCCTTTTCCAGTAAATAAGCATGCTCAACTGTATCTATCGCAGAGTGTTTTACCACGGCGCACAGATGGGAGATACGTTCACGGGTCGAGTTGTGATCAGAAACATTGCTACATACCTGCACCGCCAATTTATCGCTCGGCGCTTTGATCCAATTACCAACGGGAAACGCCAAACGTTTTAACAAAAATGCCAGAGGTGCTGCGGTAAAGTTATCGCAAAATGCATAAATAGCCTTACTTGCTTCGTTAAGACAGTGATCTAAGGCAAACTTTACCAGCGGTAAGTCCCCTTGTTGACGGCCATCATCTTCGTATTTTTTTAATACACACGAGGCGATGTAAAGAAAGCTCAGGACATCTCCCAATTTTGCAGAGAGCATTTCTCTACGTTTTAGTGAACCGCCTAGCTTTAACATAGCAATATCACTATACACTGAGAGCGCTTGGCTCAACCATGTTAGACGTCGGTAATACGCCGCCACATCACCACTAACTGGCGCACGTTCGAAACGTGCTAGTGTGAAGCCATTAAAAAACGCCTTGAGCCCATTCACAGAGGTATGCTGCAAGTGTTTGCAAAGCACTTCATCAAACTCTTTCAAAGCGATTAATTGATCTTCTTGCTGTACGATACTCATTTCTTTCAGTATGAAAGGATGGCAACGCGTCGCACCTTGACCAAAAATCATCAAGCTTCGAGTTAAGATATTGGCGCCCTCAACGGTAATAGAAATCGGCATGCCCATGTAATTGTGAGCAAGATAATTCATTTCCCCCATTTGAATGGCTTTACCGCCATGAATATCCATCGCATCATTCAATGCTACTCTTGCATGCTCTGTGAGGTGATACTTGGCAATCGCCGTGACTACCGAAGGGCTTTGCTTTAAATCAATTGCCAACGCAGTGGTTTGTCTCACCGCTTCAATTAGATAGCTATAGCCGTAAATTCTGGCTAACGCGCTTTGCACTCCTTCAAAGGCAGAGATGGGTACACCAAATTGACGACGGACACCGGCATAAGCCGAAGTCGTTCTGGCACTTAATTGAGCGGTTCCCGCGCTCAGTGCTGGCAAAGATATCCCCCGCCCAGCACTTAAACACGACACCAGCATGCGCCACCCTTTGCCGATACCCGCTTGTTCGCCTATCACCCAAGCCATTGGAATAAAAACATCTTCACCACTGGTTGTACCATTCATAAAGGCTTGCCCCAGCGGGTTATGTCGATCTCCTGTTTTTACGCCTTCATGTGTAGTCGGAATAAGTGCACAAGTGATCCCAAGCTCTACTTTATTTGAAAGCAATTGATCCGGGTCGTAAACCTTAAACGCAAGTCCTAATACATCAGCGACGGGCGCCAGCGTGATGTATCGTTTTTGCCAAGTTACCGCAAGTCCAATTTGCTTTTCTCCCTCAAATTCTCGCTCACACACAATAGCAAAGTCTTGAATGCTACCAGCATCCGATCCCGCCTCTGGAGAGGTCAATGCAAAACAAGGTAGCGCCTCACCCGAGGCAAGCTTTGGCAGCCAAGTATTCTGCTGTTCATTGGTGCCGTAATGAAGCAGCAGCTCCGCAGGGCCTAAACTATTTGGCACCATCACGGTCACAGCAGTAGACAAGCTACGGCTGGCTATTTTTGCAACGATGGTGGAGTTCGCCTGAGCACTAAATTCGCGACCACCAAAAGCCTTTGGAATAATAAAAGCAAAAAAACCCTTTTCTTTTAAAAATTGCCAAACGTCTTCAGGCAGGTCTTGAGCCTCAGATATTTTTTCTTCATCAAGCATTTTTAGCAGCGTATGTAATTCGTTATCTATAAATGCCTGTTCTTCATCGCTTAGCTTTGGCTTATCATTACTCAACCACTTTCGCCAATTCGGCTTACCAGAAAACAACGCGCCATCCCACCAAATACTCCCTGCTTCCATCGCTTCTCGCTCGGTTTGGGAGAGTTCAGGTAATGACGTTTTGAAATAATTAAAGAGCGGCTTTGTGATCAACTTAACCCTGATATCACGGACACAAAATACCACCACAATTGCCAATATCACCAATAAAACTAAAGTCATATGCACTCCTTTTTGCAGGCTCCAAATACGGCCTTTTGATACAATTGACTGCCTTAATTATGGTTAATAATCACACTAACTCAACTTTTATCTGCACTCGCATCTCATTGTTTGTCCATCGCAAAATTGTCGTTTTAAAGTCGTCCTGCTATTATTCTTGCCACCACAGCAAAAAATGATGCTTTGCTGCGCGAAAAAGCCGCGCTCACTATGATTAGTTGTTCATACGACTAATACTAATTGGATTAATTTACTTGCTGATTTGTAGCAATTAACCCAATTAGTGTAGCTGGCTATAGATACTAAAATGCCGTCTAGCGTTAAGTCGGCTCGTGTATTAATTAAAACAACAAGTGAACCCTATGAAACCAAGATTTAAGTTAAGTGTTGGCGCACTCATTGTTGCCAGTACTTTTGCACTCTCTGCCTGCAAATCCACAGAAACTACAAATAAAGCGTTATCAGAAGCCGATGCAGTTGCATTTTTAGATAAGGCGTCAGAGCAGCTGGTTGACCTTAACTTCCGCTCTAGCCGCTCAGCTTGGATTTATGCGAACTTTATTACTCACGACACGGCTTCACTTGCTGCAGACGTGAATGAGGAATACACCGCTGCGCTCGTGGAGCTTGCTAACCAAGCAGCACAATTTGATGGCTTGGCGTTAAGCGAAGATACCCGACGTAAGCTTGATAAATTGAAGCTAAACCTGACATTACCTGCACCAAAAGATGCTGACAAAACAGCGGAACTTGCAAAGCTCACTGCAGAGCTTGATGGTATGTACGGAAAGGGCAAATACTGTAAAGATGATGGCACTTGCCTAAGCCTTGGTGACATGACGGCTAAGATGGCAAATAGTCGCGACTATGAAGAGCTTTTAGACATCTGGCAAGGTTGGCGTGAAGTGTCAAAGCCGATGCGTCCACTCTATGAAAAGCAAGTTGTACTTACCAACGAAGGTGCTAATGAGCTTGGCTACGCAGACACAGGCGCAATGTGGCGCAGTAAATACGACATGCCAGCGGACGACTTTGCAAAAGAACTTGACCGTACCTGGAACCAAGTAAAGCCGCTATACGATTCGCTTCACTGTCATGTTAGAGCCAAGCTTGGCGAGAAATATGGCGAAGATAAAGTACCTCAAGACCAGCCTATTCCAGCACACTTGCTTGGCAATATGTGGGCACAAAGCTGGGGCAATATCTATGACTTAGTCGCGCCAGAAAACGCAGATCCGGGTTATGATGTAACGGCGCTACTGGCTAAACACAATTACGACGAAATCAAAATGGTAAAAGGTGCAGAAAAGTTCTTCACCTCTATGGGTTTTGCTCCATTACCTGAGACTTTCTACGAACGTTCTTTATTTATTAAACCAAAAGATCGCGACGTACAATGTCATGCATCAGCTTGGAATTTAGATGCCAAAGACGACCTACGCATCAAAATGTGTATCCAACGCACAGGTGAAGAATTCTCAGTTATCCACCATGAACTAGGCCATAACTTCTATCAACGCGCTTACAATCAGCAGCCTGTGTATTACCAAGAAAGTGCCAACGATGGCTTCCATGAAGCTATCGGCGACACCATCGCGCTATCTGTAACACCTGGCTACTTAAAGCAAATTGGTTTGTTAGATAACGTACCGGATGAGTCAAAAGATATCGGTCTATTGATGAAGATGGCACTCGATAAAGTTGCATTCATTCCATTTGGTCTACTTGTCGACCAATGGCGCTGGAAAGTATTCTCTGGTGAGATTTCTCCAGCAGAGTACAACCAAGCGTGGTGGGAATTAAGAGAAAAATATCAAGGTGTTAAAGCACCAATTTCACGTACTGAAAATGACTTTGACCCAGGTGCAAAATACCACGTACCTGGTAATGTCCCTTACACTCGTTACTTCTTAGCGCATATTTTGCAGTTCCAATTCCACAAATCACTTTGTGAAATTGCTGGCAGCAAAGAAGCCATTCACCGCTGTTCTGTTTACAACTCGAAAGCAGCTGGTGAGCGTTTAAATGCCATGCTTGAAATGGGCAGCAGCAAACCTTGGCAACAAGCACTTAAAACGCTAACAGGTAAAGATGAAATGGATGCAACAGCAGTACTTGACTACTTTGCACCATTGCAAAAATACCTAGATGAGCAAAATAAAGGCCGTAATTGTGGCTGGTAATTGCTAGCAAATTTAGACTAATAAACGGGCACACTCAATCGTGCCCGTTTTTTATTGGTTTAATTTTGTTACAGTTCAGCAACTTCCTTTTTTACCGCCAATCATATACGCTCAGATCAAAGTCAGCCTACCGCTCTAGTAGTGAAAGTCTGTGTTGTCACTTGCAAGGATCCTTATGAATATAAAAAGAATTGGCCTAATTGCCATCTTTGAATTGCAACGCTTGTTTGCAACGAAACGCGGATGGATAGCCATCGCCGCATTTGTTTTAGTTTGGTATGCCATTTTGCGCTACGCCATTGCTGAAGCGGTATCCATTGTCAGCGACCCCAACTTCAAAAATATGATCCAGAGTTTTTCTGGCGTCGTTGGTATGCATCGTATTGCCCAATGGCCTGAAATGGAGCTTGCACTGTACTTAGTTTGGTCAATCTTTTTATTTCCTCTTTTTGTGATCTTTTCAAGCGCAGATCAAACTGTAGAAGATAGAAGCCGCGGCACACTCAGATTTCTAACCCTGCGCACATCTCGCGCGGAAATTGTTGTTGGTCGCTTTGTTGGACAGGTATTCAATACCTTGCTACTCATAGCGATTTCTGCTGTAGGCGCTTGGATATTAATGGTGGTGCGCGACCCAAGCTTATGGCTCACAGGGCTTACTCGGGCGACATTAATTGTCCTAGAGCTAACGCTTATTACTGCGCCATTTATTGCCCTGATGTCTGTGGCTAATCACTTTGCTAACTCTAGTAAAATGAGCATGATTTACGCGATTTTGACCTACTTAACGCTCGCCACTTTAGTCGCTTTTGCACTTGAGTACAGCGCATACGCAGAGTACCTTTTTTATCTTTTTCCTGGGTTCCAAGGCTCAGAAACCATTGCACAGAATATCAACCTCACTCGCTTTGCCACACCGGTGCTGCATAGCTTCGTATTGATTGCAATTAGCTGTGAACTATTAAGAAGGCGCGCGCTATGACTAGCATTATTGAAGTTAATAATTTAGTGAAAAAATATGGACGAAAGCGCGCACTAGATAACGTATCTTTCACCCTAAACGCAGGTTCACCTATTGCGCTTGTCGGCCCCAATGGTGCGGGTAAAACCACCCTTTTTAGTACACTTTGCGGGTATCTAAATGCAGATGCTGGCAGTGTTAAAATTTTGGGCCATAAGCCTGGCAGCGCTGCACTTTTTGGCCGCCTTGCCGCACTTCCACAGGATGCTCAGCTTGATCCAAGGTTTTCTGTCAGTAATCAGCTACGTTTATACGGACAGCTTCAAGGTTTAGATGCGAAAGCGGCCGAGAGTGAAACGCATAGAGTGCTTGAGCTCGTCGACCTCAAAGACTGTTATCACGCTAAACCTCATGAGTTATCTCATGGCATGCGAAAACGTATCTGTATTGCCCAAACGCTACTTTCACAGCCTGAAATTGTACTGCTTGACGAAGCCACGGCTGGATTAGATCCCGTGAATGCTCGTGAGATCAGAAACCTAGTAAAAAGGCTTCAATCTGAAACGACCTTTATTTTGAGTTCACACGATTTAGTAGAACTCGATGATTTGTGCGATCAGGTATTACATTTACAGCATGGTAAATTAACCGCTGTTGACCGCATCCAAGAAGCGGAACTTGCCACGCTAACTGTAAAACTTAAAGAGTCTGGCACCAGTAGTCACATAGCGCTTTTTAGGACCTTACAAGGCGTTGAAGAGGTGACAGTAAATGCCAGTGGCGCCCTGCTTATTGAGTATCGTAGCGGCCAACAGGTTGATATTGATGTACTCAAGCTTTGCCGTGAACAGGGTTGGCGTTACAAATCGTTAGTTAACGGTAAAACACTAGAAGATGAACTGTTCGGCTAGCACACGGTTAGTTTAGTTAACCCGTCTTAGCATGTGGATTGACACTTTTTGAAATTAAAGCGCCCGATGAACTTCATCGGGCGTTTTTAAGGGCCGAATGTGGTCTTCGTTGATTATAGATATCGGTGGATTTTTTGAGTCAAATCGCTGACACCCACTACTAATTTGCACCTTCCTAAGATTCCGCCTACGCTTTAATTCTGCACTCAAAGGATTGAGGAAACCAAACTATGGCAACTGCCCGTAAAAGACAAATCAGTTTAACCGACACCAAATACTACCACTGTATCTCCCGTTGCGTAAGGCGTGCGTTTCTGTGCGGTGAAGATAAATTTACTGGAAAATCATACGAGCACCGCCGTGATTGGGTTGAAGAAAAGCTCCTGATGTTAGGTTCCGTGTTTTGTATTGATGTCTGTGCTTATGCCGTAATGAGTAATCACACCCACATTGTTTTATATGTTGATGATAAAAAGGCTAAGCGCCTGTCGGATGAAGCGATTGTGATACGATGGCACAAGCTGTTTAAAGGCAACTGGATAACCCATAAGCTCGTTGAGGGAGAACCGCTCAATGAATCTGAGCAATTGATACTCGATGAGCATGTCACCAAGTACAGAGAAAGACTAGCCGATATTAGCTGGTTTATGCGGGTACTTAACGAAGATATCGCCCGCCGAGCAAATAAAGAAGATAATTGCACAGGTCGGTTTTGGGAAGGACGATTCAAATCCCAAGCACTACTGGATGAAGCTGCACTGGCTGCCTGCCTCGCTTACGTAGATCTAAACCCCATTAGAGCCCAAATTACCGCAACGCCTGAAACATCAGACCACACAAGCATCAAAAAACGCATTGACCATGCTAAGCTGGGCAAGCAACCAAAAAGCCTACTGCGCTTTGCTGGCAGCCCACGAAAACATATGCCAAAAGGACTGCCTTTTGAACTCAAATCCTATATTGAATTAGTTGAACTCACAGGCCAATGTATCCGCGCCGACAAACGAGGCTATATCTTTGAGTCTCAACCCATTCTTACTCGACTCAATATAGAGCCTGAGAACTGGATAAAACTCACTACGCAGTTTTCTCGGGTATTCCACGGTGCAGTTGGTCGAGAACGAACAATAACCGCCTACTGTGAAACACTGCAAAAACGACGACGGACGAATCTGACAAACTGCGAGCGCTTGTTGGCTTAGCAAAACTCACATTCTCAATTTTAGAATTTCTTACTTCCGTATTTACAGCGCTTTGTCGTGCGCGATAACCCAGTTTTAGTGTAGCGATACGCTTATCAGCCAAAGGTCACCCTATCTAAGAACGCTTTTTTGTCCATATTCTTTAAGTGTTTCCGCACATTTTAATCTCACTTTACCAGCTTAGATACAAATAACGGTGGGTGTCATCAATGATTCTGTCCCTATCTAAGAACGCTTTTTTGTCCATATTCTTTAAGTGTTTCCGCACATTTTAATCTCACTTTACCAGCTTAGATACAAATAACGGTGGGTGTCATCAATGATTCTGTCCCTATCTAAGAACGCTTTTTTGTCCATATTCTTTAAGTGTTTCCGCACATTTTAATCTCACTTTACCAGCTTAGATACAAATAACGGTGGGTGTCATCAATGATTCTGTCCCTATCTAAGAACGCTTTTTTGTCCATATTCTTTAAGTGTTTCCGCACATTTTAATCTCACTTTACCAGCTTAGATACAAATAACGGTGGGTGTCATCAATGATTCTGTCCCTATCTAAGAACGCTTTTTTGTCCATATTCTTTAAGTGTTTCCGCACATTTTAATCTCACTTTACCAGCTTAGATACAAATAACGGTGGGTGTCATCAATGATTCTGTCCCTATCTAAGAACGCTTTTTTGTCCATATTCTTTAAGTGTTTCCGCACATTTTAATCTCACTTTACCAGCTTAGATACAAATAACGGTGGGTGTCATCAATGATTCTGTCCCTATCTAAGAACGCTTTTTTGTCCATATTCTTTAAGTGTTTCCGCACATTTTAATCTCACTTTACCAGCTTAGATACAAATAACGGTGGGTGTCATCAATGATTCTGTCCCTATCTAAGAACGCTTTTTTGTCCATATTCTTTAAGTGTTTCCGCACATTTTAATCTCACTTTACCAGCTTAGATACAAATAACGGTGGGTGTCATCAATGATTCTGTCCCTATCTAAGAACGCTTTTTTGTCCATATTCTTTAAGTGTTTCCGCACATTTTAATCTCACTTTACCAGCTTAGATACAAATAACGGTGGGTGTCATCAATGATTCTGTCCCTATCTAAGAACGCTTTTTTGTCCATATTCTTTAAGTGTTTCCGCACATTTTAATCTCACTTTACCAGCTTAGATACAAATAACGGTGGGTGTCATCAATGATTCTGTCCCTATCTAAGAACGCTTTTTTGTCCATATTCTTTAAGTGTTTCCGCACATTTTAATCTCACTTTACCAGCTTAGATACAAATAACGGTGGGTGTCATCAATGATTTCAGCCAAAGGTCACCCTATCTAAGAACGCTTTTTTGTCCATATTCTTTAAGTGTTTCCGCACGTTTTAATCTCACTTTACCAGCTTAGATACAAATAACGGTGGGTGTCATCAATGATTTACTATCAATGATTTACTCTAAAGAAGTGGTGCTTACGCCTGTGAATACAAAACTGAGATTGGCAAGAGTACCCGCATGAGAAACGAATTAGAGTTGATGCATGGGATCAAGCATCGGGTGTGGCACAACCACCGACGGCGTTAGGATGGCAATGCGGCTAACGCTGCATTGAACCACGAACATAGACTGAAGACAGGTGCCACGACGAACTAAGTAAGGTCTGCTCTGTTACTAGAAATAGTAATAACCAACGAATATCAGCAAAATAACCGACGACATTACTTGCTTCATCCTATGTATTAACTCGCTCTAATTCGAGTTGAAATAGTTATGTCTTAAAAAGTTAGGCGGGATCAGTGCGTTTAACTTGACAGTGGGAGTCATACCAACGCTTTGCTAAGGGGAAATTGACTGTTGGCTAAACTTGCGCGAAGCGCCAAGCCAACTGTTAATTGTCCCAGTGAGTTTACGAACGAACTTTAGCAACTTGTTAAGCCTCATTTGCCAACAAGTTCTTTGATGCTTTTTACTACCAGATCGCGGTCTGCGATATGCAGGTGGTGTTTTTCTGATTCCGAATAGATAACGCGGCTATTAGTGGATAGATTTTTGAAGTAGCCTTCTGCTCCAGCGTATAAGGAATCCATGGTATTTGCTATTTCATCGGGAACAAAAGGCGGATCGTATCGTTTACCTGTTTGCTTTGAGCGTACAACTATTACTGGTTTGTTTCCGTAATTTGAGGCGTTAGCTAATATTTTATAGCTTTTCATATGGTCTACATTTTCAGGCACTCTTTCAAACATTGGATCATGAACACTTTGCTCAAATTTATAAAAACGCTCTAAATTTTCATTATCTGTTTTAAAGTTTTTAGGCCATCTAGTACCCATTGTATAAAAATATCCAAGTGGTGGTGGATCAATAAGTACAGCTCCCATGACTTCTTGTGGATAAAGGTTGTTGTATGCTGCGACTATATAAGAAGCATATGAACTACCAGCAAAATAATACGGTGCTTTGATATTAGCATTTTGAAGCAAATTTCTGAGCCTACTTGCTATATCATTAACAGTGAAAGGAATTACACCTTTTTCACTTTTACCCAATCCAGCTCTGTCATATAAACAAATACTAAAATCGTTTTTTAATCGTTTTATGTTTTCTAACCAAACACCATCTGAACCAGAACGCCCAAAACCCTGCTCAAGTATTAATTGTGGCTTGTCATTTTCGTAACACTCAAGATAAAGCTTAAATCCACCAACATCATATAATCCTGATTTTGTTGGCTTCATTTCTAGCTCTGTAGCCAGCGCACCAAAACTAATAAAAATTGAACATAACAATATAATTGATTTCATTTAGACTCCATTCTCTCGATGAGGTTTAACATTTTAGTATTTATGCGACACGCAGTTTGTGTTGCATAATCGCTTGTTGGACTGAGCAGCTACCCGCTCGATGTGTCAGAGTTGGTGTTGTTTATGCTATAGCTTGCTTTTTAGAGGCTCTCACTTTCCTAGCTAGTGTAATCAGTTTAGCTAGTGTTATGTAAGCTTTCCCTGCATTGCTCAGCGCTTATTATGTATTCATTACACCTAAATTTTCCTTAATAAGCAATTATATTTTTTAGCGTACAGAGGCCGCTAGCCTGAGCAATTAAGCAGGTTAACTAATTGATTTTAAGCAACTATCGAGCTGCTAACTCGTTCGCTCTACTTTGGTCGTTATTACATCTAACTTGAATACGTCAATTAGCCGCAAGATACCTGCCTTACAATGCTGACAAGGCCAATGCGGTATCAGTGTCACGGTTTCTGTGTTTGTCCTCTTTGTTCAGCATGTGCATGACGCCTGCGACCTTATCAGAGCTAACTTTCACTTGCGACATGCATTGGCTAAAAAACCGTAATGTCGAATACGCATAAATCCTTTCGGTAATTAATACACGCTGCAAATGACGCCGTATGAATTCGTCATTACTCAGTGTCATCACTTTATCGCAGTTATCATCTGCGTAATCTCGGTATGTGAAGCTCACCGGTTGGGTATTTGCTAATACTAAACGTGCTTTGTTATACACGCAGCATTAGAAATGGCTGTCCTTCTTTCTACTCCATTTGCCAGCATAGGTACAAATAATAGTGGGCAAATAATAGTGAGTGTCATCAATAATTCGCTCAAAAAACAACCTCCGCTTTGGCAAGTTTACTGCATTTTTTTGCATCTACCTCCTCCCTTTACCCATCCCCATTTGTGATATCACTCGCTTGGCATTGTCGGCACACGCCA
Coding sequences within it:
- a CDS encoding WD40 repeat domain-containing protein; protein product: MSRLISLAWFALFLVGCGSQPEISKGVTSQLTQNGIILGHFSKDGKWSVTLDSHAEIHIYDNANQSVIFSVPKDKIKTPVKEVLLSDDKEMLIVAGENLISIWSVPKQKLITNVPFAGVSPLASISALALSYNNQRLLVAMDDGSLNMADLFTKLNNRFMPHTRPIEHLAFDNSGDYFVTGAQDGLVALWQFASPEPLYEHQFSHRVTSLTVSHDGKHLFVSDGLNAQHVLDFESGKQLSELKYMARFKMFRKAKFISDSGLLATSSSKSHLSIWRYESGEELGTWSIHTESEGATVVDMYVPNPDTLVTLNSDGMLETWAVNVLAKK
- a CDS encoding acyl-CoA dehydrogenase, with protein sequence MTLVLLVILAIVVVFCVRDIRVKLITKPLFNYFKTSLPELSQTEREAMEAGSIWWDGALFSGKPNWRKWLSNDKPKLSDEEQAFIDNELHTLLKMLDEEKISEAQDLPEDVWQFLKEKGFFAFIIPKAFGGREFSAQANSTIVAKIASRSLSTAVTVMVPNSLGPAELLLHYGTNEQQNTWLPKLASGEALPCFALTSPEAGSDAGSIQDFAIVCEREFEGEKQIGLAVTWQKRYITLAPVADVLGLAFKVYDPDQLLSNKVELGITCALIPTTHEGVKTGDRHNPLGQAFMNGTTSGEDVFIPMAWVIGEQAGIGKGWRMLVSCLSAGRGISLPALSAGTAQLSARTTSAYAGVRRQFGVPISAFEGVQSALARIYGYSYLIEAVRQTTALAIDLKQSPSVVTAIAKYHLTEHARVALNDAMDIHGGKAIQMGEMNYLAHNYMGMPISITVEGANILTRSLMIFGQGATRCHPFILKEMSIVQQEDQLIALKEFDEVLCKHLQHTSVNGLKAFFNGFTLARFERAPVSGDVAAYYRRLTWLSQALSVYSDIAMLKLGGSLKRREMLSAKLGDVLSFLYIASCVLKKYEDDGRQQGDLPLVKFALDHCLNEASKAIYAFCDNFTAAPLAFLLKRLAFPVGNWIKAPSDKLAVQVCSNVSDHNSTRERISHLCAVVKHSAIDTVEHAYLLEKAHAPLMAKYRKWCKQNSVKLVGKTLNEKLSIAMDDNVIDDKSSETIFCIETLVAKAVAVDAKAPN
- a CDS encoding M2 family metallopeptidase, giving the protein MKPRFKLSVGALIVASTFALSACKSTETTNKALSEADAVAFLDKASEQLVDLNFRSSRSAWIYANFITHDTASLAADVNEEYTAALVELANQAAQFDGLALSEDTRRKLDKLKLNLTLPAPKDADKTAELAKLTAELDGMYGKGKYCKDDGTCLSLGDMTAKMANSRDYEELLDIWQGWREVSKPMRPLYEKQVVLTNEGANELGYADTGAMWRSKYDMPADDFAKELDRTWNQVKPLYDSLHCHVRAKLGEKYGEDKVPQDQPIPAHLLGNMWAQSWGNIYDLVAPENADPGYDVTALLAKHNYDEIKMVKGAEKFFTSMGFAPLPETFYERSLFIKPKDRDVQCHASAWNLDAKDDLRIKMCIQRTGEEFSVIHHELGHNFYQRAYNQQPVYYQESANDGFHEAIGDTIALSVTPGYLKQIGLLDNVPDESKDIGLLMKMALDKVAFIPFGLLVDQWRWKVFSGEISPAEYNQAWWELREKYQGVKAPISRTENDFDPGAKYHVPGNVPYTRYFLAHILQFQFHKSLCEIAGSKEAIHRCSVYNSKAAGERLNAMLEMGSSKPWQQALKTLTGKDEMDATAVLDYFAPLQKYLDEQNKGRNCGW
- a CDS encoding ABC transporter permease, whose product is MNIKRIGLIAIFELQRLFATKRGWIAIAAFVLVWYAILRYAIAEAVSIVSDPNFKNMIQSFSGVVGMHRIAQWPEMELALYLVWSIFLFPLFVIFSSADQTVEDRSRGTLRFLTLRTSRAEIVVGRFVGQVFNTLLLIAISAVGAWILMVVRDPSLWLTGLTRATLIVLELTLITAPFIALMSVANHFANSSKMSMIYAILTYLTLATLVAFALEYSAYAEYLFYLFPGFQGSETIAQNINLTRFATPVLHSFVLIAISCELLRRRAL
- a CDS encoding ABC transporter ATP-binding protein, whose protein sequence is MTSIIEVNNLVKKYGRKRALDNVSFTLNAGSPIALVGPNGAGKTTLFSTLCGYLNADAGSVKILGHKPGSAALFGRLAALPQDAQLDPRFSVSNQLRLYGQLQGLDAKAAESETHRVLELVDLKDCYHAKPHELSHGMRKRICIAQTLLSQPEIVLLDEATAGLDPVNAREIRNLVKRLQSETTFILSSHDLVELDDLCDQVLHLQHGKLTAVDRIQEAELATLTVKLKESGTSSHIALFRTLQGVEEVTVNASGALLIEYRSGQQVDIDVLKLCREQGWRYKSLVNGKTLEDELFG